In Microvenator marinus, one genomic interval encodes:
- a CDS encoding ATP-binding protein: MKTNIDYQEVFESISDPLAICDEDGRVMTMNSAAQTLLEPTGEVRLILTARETVRQMRMAPNQRHEFFMADVMLEGTRKKRVSVSLGSLDFGGYRVAFDPEPVRGVSANVRLLQSLVNAHRHTDLFVSPDRIAALFAACFQEVFTDVSFHLEFPDPGFVFQHQGWGSPALSRTLKGAQSGKLTADEFLWADSDTGYRVVSQDSEHPVVLQVERRGEEKFTVAEREALETFLQQTSLALGRILLREDYSKISPIIDHLDSVVLICDSRRKIRVTNKMFEDLVGKQAIGQDVLDFFDVDSQKRLRTSSASVMASGEVAIFEGEVIRADKSSVRLQIQVAPIGVRESPGFVVTAGANQATVAQVSERLQRAEHLLNIGQLATGVAHELKNPLTSILNYADYLLQKYEGKFFEEKDRDRLQRIISGVEHIDSFVKDLLLLAKPDADTTEVVAISKLASDVVMSCEVSLERFGAHLAVEVDPDAKVRGSRAQLKHVFVNLVNNAARAMEKPGGRIVLRARTEGKLTICEVVDDAKGIEPEHLERIFEPFFTTHDSEGGTGLGLAIVETIVRRHEGQIGVESTPGQGTTFRIIFPHPRV, from the coding sequence ATGAAGACCAACATCGATTATCAAGAAGTATTCGAATCGATATCAGATCCTCTCGCAATTTGTGACGAGGATGGGCGGGTCATGACAATGAACTCGGCGGCACAAACCCTCTTGGAGCCAACGGGAGAGGTGCGTCTAATTCTGACCGCACGCGAGACCGTGCGTCAGATGCGCATGGCACCAAATCAAAGGCACGAATTTTTCATGGCCGATGTGATGCTCGAAGGTACGCGAAAAAAACGTGTGTCGGTGTCACTTGGTTCACTAGATTTTGGCGGTTATCGAGTCGCCTTCGACCCCGAACCTGTTCGCGGTGTCAGCGCCAATGTGCGTTTGCTTCAGTCGCTGGTAAACGCCCACCGCCACACTGACCTCTTCGTATCCCCCGACCGTATCGCAGCACTCTTCGCCGCGTGTTTCCAAGAGGTGTTTACTGATGTTTCCTTCCACCTCGAGTTCCCTGACCCGGGCTTCGTGTTCCAGCATCAGGGCTGGGGCTCGCCCGCATTGAGTCGGACGTTGAAGGGTGCTCAGTCTGGAAAGCTGACCGCGGACGAGTTTCTCTGGGCCGATAGTGACACCGGATACCGCGTCGTCTCTCAAGATTCGGAACATCCGGTTGTCTTGCAGGTTGAAAGGCGTGGCGAGGAGAAGTTTACGGTTGCGGAACGTGAGGCGCTTGAGACTTTCTTGCAGCAGACTAGCCTTGCGCTAGGCCGCATCCTGCTCCGCGAGGACTATTCCAAGATTTCACCCATCATCGACCATCTGGATAGCGTGGTTCTGATTTGTGATTCACGCCGAAAGATTCGAGTCACGAACAAGATGTTCGAGGATTTGGTGGGTAAACAGGCGATTGGCCAAGATGTGCTAGATTTCTTTGATGTCGACTCGCAGAAACGGCTCAGAACCTCGTCGGCATCAGTGATGGCATCGGGTGAAGTCGCGATCTTTGAAGGCGAAGTCATTCGGGCCGACAAGTCCAGTGTTCGTCTGCAGATTCAAGTCGCGCCAATTGGGGTTCGAGAGTCCCCTGGATTTGTTGTGACGGCAGGGGCGAATCAGGCAACAGTGGCGCAGGTTTCCGAGCGATTGCAGCGCGCCGAGCATCTGCTCAACATCGGACAACTCGCTACGGGTGTGGCCCACGAGCTCAAGAATCCGCTCACATCCATTCTCAATTACGCGGACTATTTGCTTCAGAAGTACGAGGGCAAGTTCTTTGAGGAAAAGGACAGAGACCGCCTTCAGCGCATAATTTCGGGCGTTGAGCACATCGATAGCTTCGTTAAAGATCTGCTCCTTCTGGCAAAACCAGACGCCGACACAACCGAAGTTGTGGCTATTTCAAAACTAGCCTCCGACGTAGTGATGTCGTGCGAAGTCTCTCTAGAGCGCTTCGGCGCCCACCTCGCCGTTGAGGTGGACCCTGACGCCAAGGTGAGGGGCTCGAGGGCTCAGCTAAAGCACGTCTTTGTCAATCTTGTGAACAACGCCGCGCGCGCCATGGAAAAGCCCGGTGGTCGAATCGTTCTTCGCGCCCGAACCGAAGGGAAATTGACGATTTGTGAAGTTGTTGACGACGCGAAAGGTATTGAGCCCGAACATTTAGAAAGGATCTTTGAGCCATTCTTCACAACCCATGACTCGGAGGGTGGAACGGGTCTGGGTCTTGCGATTGTCGAAACCATTGTCCGAAGGCACGAGGGGCAGATCGGCGTGGAATCTACGCCGGGTCAAGGCACGACTTTCAGAATCATCTTCCCACATCCGAGAGTTTAG
- a CDS encoding nucleotide exchange factor GrpE, with protein sequence MEIWLALSVIIALILAAALAFQRQSAAKELLDVQLKAEKALKVTELEAEKRVSRIRNEADTNLERAEHKLLKDLMPLADALLAARGQKSGEGLAEGVELVWGQFEGILKRHGVEVIEPNESDSFDPVRHEAVEQREVEGLKTGMIAECYRVGFSQGADVLRPAMVAVAKAQVSSPQDVVLDFSDEEESVAKVVTEPINAD encoded by the coding sequence ATGGAAATTTGGCTAGCGCTTAGCGTCATCATAGCTCTTATCCTCGCGGCAGCATTGGCGTTTCAGCGGCAAAGCGCGGCGAAAGAATTATTGGATGTTCAGTTGAAGGCCGAGAAGGCTTTGAAGGTCACTGAACTCGAGGCGGAGAAGCGAGTGTCTCGGATTCGCAATGAAGCTGATACGAATCTGGAGCGCGCAGAGCATAAGTTGCTCAAAGACCTGATGCCGCTTGCCGATGCTCTACTCGCGGCTCGTGGGCAAAAGAGCGGGGAGGGTTTGGCCGAAGGCGTCGAGCTCGTGTGGGGGCAATTCGAGGGAATCTTGAAGCGCCACGGCGTTGAGGTCATTGAGCCCAATGAGTCCGATAGTTTTGATCCAGTGCGGCATGAAGCCGTGGAGCAGAGAGAGGTGGAAGGCCTTAAGACCGGTATGATTGCTGAGTGTTACCGTGTTGGCTTTTCGCAAGGTGCTGATGTTTTGCGCCCCGCCATGGTGGCGGTCGCCAAAGCGCAGGTGTCGTCTCCACAGGACGTTGTGCTCGATTTTTCGGATGAAGAGGAGAGCGTCGCGAAAGTCGTAACGGAACCTATCAATGCGGATTGA
- a CDS encoding response regulator, which produces MEVSRKVMILDENILDVMEAEKYLKEGGYDVVTLSSPSGALSKIDFEKPEILLIDIEMNRLNANDLLETLRSSEEYEELVIVLYSDMDAEKLQKLCIENDINGYYCKSMDVTQIASFLDNFYEF; this is translated from the coding sequence ATGGAAGTGAGCCGTAAAGTGATGATCCTGGATGAAAATATCCTCGACGTCATGGAGGCCGAAAAGTACCTCAAGGAAGGCGGCTACGATGTCGTGACACTTTCCTCCCCTAGCGGTGCCCTCTCCAAGATCGACTTTGAGAAGCCTGAGATCCTCTTGATCGACATCGAGATGAATCGTCTCAACGCGAACGACCTTTTGGAAACGCTTCGTTCGTCGGAGGAATACGAGGAACTTGTGATCGTGTTGTACAGCGATATGGATGCAGAAAAACTGCAAAAACTCTGTATTGAGAACGATATCAACGGTTATTATTGCAAGTCGATGGACGTGACTCAGATCGCATCGTTCCTGGATAATTTCTACGAATTTTGA
- a CDS encoding MGDG synthase family glycosyltransferase — protein sequence MSESNLNGAIVWILVDHSAREAAYKEVAQLLESDGATVEIVTITEVLGSAARGAIAGGAERLLRGLRVAVQGRTDEDFLGAMRRARPDLLVITDARYARPLGLVETLTGINALQVGVVSDFQFGAEWLRSPFKGFVVPNQEFKTQLERNGVAGERVIVAGPAVESRFSNEVDREAVRKELKLGDQSVVLVRADTLETATLEKLVFQATLVEKKVRFVFHHQGDSAAAGTLRRAAAQYGLRALMFGKVPDLERYFAAADLVVAHPKEVFIPEIIAQDRPLLLVGDETGAPEQIEFLVRHGAARHVNDLLKLGAVLDDLIETGLQSAQEASDKLSGTSGAADVAEALKVALANREAWKTAAETHQEPVPEDEQNDSSPFEEIGGGGAQSSTTSAEYSGLSMAQARDQLANLIMQERDVERRLDEVQKQQERWRGRLNLAREWNEVDLADEAQGILRGYMAEAETIAKELEAIRRQKDKLKAAANPGAAESKRETDDPRVSDVEKRFRKMESESELEGLKDRIRREFGE from the coding sequence ATGAGTGAATCGAATTTGAATGGGGCTATCGTTTGGATTCTGGTGGATCACAGCGCTCGAGAAGCCGCCTACAAAGAGGTGGCGCAGCTCCTTGAAAGCGATGGGGCTACCGTCGAGATCGTCACCATTACTGAGGTCCTTGGGTCAGCGGCGCGAGGCGCGATTGCAGGCGGCGCCGAGCGTCTGCTTCGTGGTTTGAGAGTCGCTGTACAGGGCCGCACTGACGAAGATTTCCTAGGGGCTATGAGGCGTGCACGTCCCGATTTGCTCGTGATTACTGATGCTCGATATGCGCGACCGCTCGGGCTGGTGGAGACGTTGACAGGGATCAACGCGCTTCAAGTGGGCGTGGTTTCCGATTTCCAATTTGGTGCCGAGTGGTTGCGAAGTCCGTTCAAGGGTTTTGTGGTCCCGAATCAAGAATTCAAGACGCAGCTTGAGAGAAATGGCGTAGCAGGAGAACGTGTGATCGTTGCGGGTCCTGCCGTAGAGTCAAGGTTCTCAAACGAAGTCGACCGTGAGGCAGTCAGAAAGGAACTCAAGCTCGGGGACCAAAGTGTTGTCTTGGTTCGAGCGGATACCCTTGAGACCGCGACTCTAGAAAAGCTGGTTTTCCAGGCCACCTTGGTCGAGAAAAAGGTCCGTTTTGTGTTCCATCACCAGGGCGATAGTGCAGCTGCCGGGACCCTGCGGCGCGCAGCGGCTCAATATGGTTTGAGGGCGTTGATGTTCGGGAAAGTTCCTGATTTGGAACGCTATTTTGCAGCCGCCGATCTTGTGGTGGCCCACCCCAAAGAGGTTTTCATTCCTGAGATTATCGCGCAAGACCGGCCACTTCTCTTGGTGGGTGATGAGACTGGCGCTCCCGAACAAATCGAGTTCCTCGTGCGTCACGGAGCCGCTCGGCACGTCAACGACTTGCTCAAACTTGGAGCAGTGCTCGATGATCTCATCGAAACAGGTCTTCAAAGCGCGCAGGAGGCTTCTGACAAGCTCAGTGGCACTAGCGGGGCCGCCGATGTTGCTGAGGCGCTCAAAGTGGCGTTGGCCAATCGTGAGGCGTGGAAGACTGCTGCTGAGACGCACCAAGAGCCTGTTCCCGAGGACGAGCAGAACGATTCGAGTCCTTTCGAGGAGATTGGAGGCGGGGGCGCTCAGAGCTCGACGACAAGCGCCGAGTACTCTGGATTGTCCATGGCCCAGGCTCGAGACCAGCTCGCGAACCTTATCATGCAAGAGCGAGATGTTGAGCGCCGTCTCGATGAAGTACAAAAGCAGCAGGAGCGTTGGCGAGGCCGGCTGAACCTGGCTCGTGAATGGAATGAAGTGGACCTCGCCGATGAAGCACAAGGTATCTTGCGCGGTTATATGGCTGAGGCTGAGACCATCGCAAAAGAGCTTGAAGCGATTCGGCGGCAAAAAGACAAACTCAAAGCCGCTGCAAATCCCGGCGCTGCGGAGTCAAAACGCGAAACGGACGATCCGCGCGTTTCCGACGTTGAGAAACGGTTTCGAAAAATGGAATCGGAATCTGAATTGGAAGGTCTCAAAGACCGAATCCGACGTGAATTTGGCGAATGA
- a CDS encoding lysylphosphatidylglycerol synthase transmembrane domain-containing protein, whose product MKKTLLYGVIALVIGGFFFWLAARELPLDEVAQALDALVWGEIAPVLVATFVLYSISHFARVWRWYYLVKPIAEVDARTVAEISTVGFAAILLFPMRLGEFVRPVLLARHTAVPMSAGLGTAVVERVMDGLVITGLLFLTLTLYSGDASTSSIMAGGIISASVFIPAFTVCLMAWFKREWTMRWVNAVAEKIPGGIGHKAAGMLDAFILGLKGVGNANTLGAFIGLSAVYWGFNALTMWCLASFGFGLEIGPLDALTMLCVLVVGIMIPAGPAMAGNFQFFVMLGAGLFVSLEQVGGRVGAFAAILHVLQFSVIVLPALAVSALGANLGAWWRIPSEQE is encoded by the coding sequence ATGAAAAAAACCCTACTTTATGGGGTGATTGCCTTGGTTATCGGTGGGTTCTTCTTCTGGCTTGCAGCCCGAGAACTCCCACTCGATGAGGTCGCTCAGGCCTTGGATGCGTTGGTATGGGGAGAGATCGCGCCCGTTCTTGTCGCAACGTTTGTCCTCTACAGCATTTCCCATTTCGCCCGTGTTTGGCGCTGGTACTATCTGGTCAAGCCCATCGCTGAGGTAGATGCGCGGACAGTGGCCGAAATTTCGACCGTTGGTTTTGCCGCCATATTGCTTTTTCCGATGCGTCTTGGAGAGTTCGTGCGTCCGGTGCTCTTGGCCAGACACACAGCGGTTCCAATGAGCGCAGGACTCGGAACTGCCGTTGTGGAGCGTGTGATGGACGGCCTCGTGATCACGGGCCTACTTTTTCTGACCCTGACCCTCTACAGCGGTGATGCCTCTACTTCGTCGATCATGGCCGGTGGCATCATAAGCGCATCGGTGTTCATTCCTGCCTTCACCGTTTGTTTGATGGCCTGGTTCAAACGCGAGTGGACCATGCGCTGGGTGAACGCAGTCGCGGAAAAAATCCCCGGAGGAATCGGCCACAAGGCGGCCGGTATGTTGGATGCCTTTATTTTGGGGCTCAAAGGAGTTGGAAATGCGAACACCTTGGGGGCGTTCATCGGGCTTTCGGCCGTGTATTGGGGATTCAACGCGCTGACGATGTGGTGTTTGGCTTCGTTTGGCTTTGGTCTTGAAATTGGACCCCTTGATGCGTTGACCATGCTCTGTGTGTTGGTGGTTGGGATCATGATCCCTGCGGGGCCGGCGATGGCCGGCAATTTTCAATTCTTTGTCATGCTTGGCGCTGGGCTCTTTGTCTCTCTGGAGCAGGTAGGGGGCCGTGTTGGCGCATTTGCTGCGATACTTCATGTCCTACAATTTTCAGTAATTGTGCTACCGGCACTTGCCGTCAGCGCGCTGGGTGCCAATCTTGGGGCGTGGTGGAGAATCCCGTCGGAGCAGGAGTAG
- the hrcA gene encoding heat-inducible transcriptional repressor HrcA has product MAPLHDLNERQRGVLFYIVDTYIQRGEAVASATIARESQLDVSSATIRNVMGDLESMGLLTQPHTSAGRVPTALGLRQWVDEIALKSHAAPISIGLAELSDESDLESNASRAGAILSQLTNFAGLVLGPQLSQVRLRDLKLVSISDHRILAILVTEEGRVIERMCHLDDPLDLLALNQMQNYLVEYVTGQTLDQMRLRIRDELKMARSAKRQFEESALRVGEQVASSNEETKLRVEGLTKFLDIAELTSDMDRLREVVRVVEERERLIEILDRIESAAGPSVAIGTELEESDWARDLGLVVCRFYQGPEPVGMIGVLGPMRMDYQRIIPLVERVAGVLNTARDDDSNQN; this is encoded by the coding sequence ATGGCACCTTTACATGACCTTAATGAGCGGCAGCGAGGGGTGCTCTTTTACATCGTGGACACCTATATCCAACGAGGCGAGGCCGTGGCGAGCGCTACGATCGCTCGGGAATCTCAGCTCGATGTGAGCTCTGCCACGATCCGAAACGTCATGGGGGACCTTGAGTCGATGGGGTTGCTCACACAGCCGCACACCTCGGCAGGCCGAGTTCCTACAGCACTTGGACTTCGGCAGTGGGTCGATGAAATCGCACTGAAATCTCACGCCGCGCCCATCTCGATTGGGCTCGCCGAACTTAGCGATGAGAGTGATCTCGAGTCCAACGCGAGCCGCGCTGGGGCGATCCTAAGCCAGTTGACCAACTTCGCTGGCCTAGTGCTCGGCCCTCAACTCTCTCAGGTGCGCCTTCGGGATTTGAAGTTAGTCTCGATTTCTGACCACAGAATTCTAGCAATTTTGGTCACTGAGGAAGGAAGAGTTATCGAGAGGATGTGCCATCTCGACGACCCTCTAGACCTCTTGGCTCTCAATCAAATGCAGAATTACCTCGTGGAGTATGTCACGGGGCAGACCTTGGACCAGATGCGCCTGAGGATTCGCGATGAACTCAAGATGGCTCGAAGCGCGAAGCGGCAATTCGAGGAGTCGGCGCTTAGGGTGGGCGAGCAGGTCGCATCTTCGAACGAGGAGACCAAATTACGCGTTGAAGGGCTGACGAAATTCCTCGATATCGCAGAGCTGACCTCAGATATGGACAGGCTTCGAGAGGTGGTTCGCGTGGTGGAAGAACGTGAGAGGCTGATTGAAATTCTGGACCGCATTGAATCGGCCGCAGGACCGAGCGTAGCTATTGGTACCGAGCTTGAAGAATCCGATTGGGCGCGTGACCTTGGTTTGGTGGTCTGCCGCTTCTATCAAGGGCCAGAGCCGGTTGGCATGATCGGTGTGCTCGGGCCCATGAGGATGGACTATCAGCGCATAATTCCGCTAGTCGAGAGAGTTGCAGGTGTGTTAAACACTGCCCGAGACGACGACTCGAATCAAAACTAA
- the grpE gene encoding nucleotide exchange factor GrpE, which yields MTEENEFGTPIPFDDQDGDVEPSSPEVDEAPEILEDLFLSPDSESSVAEVVEAGEVAVVDDALIQELNDKLVSLEEERDDLKNRLMRSAADLDNFRKRAAREREDLRKYGIDRVVQELLPALDNLERALDHAEKTEAGANIAEGVRMVSRQFVSSLEKHGVVQFDARGEHFDPQKHEAIQQVESSEHDTGVIVEQYQKGYFLHDRLLRPALVAVAKRVEAPQDNVSSEEDQSQPVEEESIESAESEE from the coding sequence TTGACTGAAGAAAATGAGTTTGGAACGCCTATCCCCTTTGATGACCAAGACGGCGATGTCGAGCCCTCCTCACCTGAGGTGGACGAGGCACCAGAAATCCTGGAAGACCTCTTCTTAAGCCCTGATTCTGAATCGAGTGTGGCGGAGGTCGTTGAAGCTGGTGAAGTGGCTGTAGTTGATGACGCTCTTATCCAAGAACTCAACGATAAATTGGTGTCTCTTGAAGAGGAGCGCGATGACCTGAAGAACCGATTGATGCGCTCCGCCGCTGACCTCGACAATTTTAGAAAACGTGCCGCGCGAGAACGCGAAGACCTCAGAAAGTACGGCATCGATAGGGTCGTTCAGGAGTTGCTACCAGCGCTCGATAACCTTGAGCGAGCGCTCGATCACGCGGAAAAAACCGAGGCGGGCGCAAATATCGCGGAAGGCGTGCGTATGGTCTCTCGGCAGTTTGTGTCTTCTTTGGAAAAGCACGGCGTGGTGCAATTTGATGCACGCGGTGAGCACTTTGACCCCCAGAAGCACGAAGCGATTCAGCAGGTTGAGTCCAGCGAACACGATACCGGTGTGATCGTTGAGCAATATCAAAAAGGATACTTTCTGCACGACAGATTGTTGCGTCCTGCGTTGGTTGCGGTTGCAAAACGTGTCGAAGCACCTCAAGATAACGTTTCAAGCGAAGAGGACCAGAGCCAGCCGGTTGAGGAAGAGTCAATCGAGTCGGCAGAAAGCGAAGAGTGA
- the dnaK gene encoding molecular chaperone DnaK, protein MSKTIGIDLGTTNSCVCFIDGTERVIIPNSEGGRTTPSVVAFSDDSRLVGVLARRQAETNPENTVFAVKRLMGRRFDDEMVRRVMESVPYGVVESESGDAWVRVKGKEYSPPEISSFILADLKRQAEDFLGQDVTDAVITVPAYFNDAQRQATRDAGRIAGMNVLRIINEPTAAALAYGLGSGADLSQDGMKVAVYDLGGGTFDISILELADGVFSVLSTSGDTFLGGEDFDYAIIDWLVSGFKEETGADLRGDNMAMQRLKEEAERAKMELSSLEQTTISLPFIFADATGPKHIERVLTRAEFEKMTGELVKRTLDPCGQALREAGLSKKDINAVILVGGMTRMPLVRQQVAIFFQKEPDKTVNPDEVVAMGAAIQGGIVRGELTDVLLLDVTPLTLGIETMGGVFTPLIPANTTIPCTYSEVFSTTKDNQEMVRVHVLQGERAMADENKSLAKFELHGIPPAPRGLPKIEVTFKIDENGMVSVNARDLGTGRQQSVSVVADGGLSEADIERMIQEADEHRSSDSEKKAMIELRNRAQGLVYSTERSLGEYGEFLTPDEREEISYDVQTVKELLEDANKEELEAIIASLEASAYRLAEAMYAGLDTDTSG, encoded by the coding sequence ATGTCCAAAACGATCGGTATTGACCTCGGAACAACTAACTCCTGCGTATGTTTCATTGATGGGACTGAGCGCGTCATTATTCCGAACTCAGAAGGGGGGCGCACAACTCCGTCGGTAGTCGCCTTTTCAGACGACTCAAGACTTGTCGGTGTGCTTGCGAGACGCCAGGCTGAGACCAATCCCGAAAATACCGTTTTTGCTGTTAAGCGCCTGATGGGGCGACGGTTCGACGATGAAATGGTTCGCCGCGTGATGGAATCTGTTCCCTACGGCGTTGTCGAGTCTGAATCGGGTGACGCATGGGTGCGGGTTAAAGGGAAAGAGTACTCACCGCCTGAGATATCTTCGTTCATTCTGGCCGACCTCAAGCGACAGGCCGAAGACTTCTTGGGTCAAGATGTCACTGACGCTGTCATCACGGTTCCTGCCTATTTCAACGACGCGCAACGCCAAGCTACGCGTGATGCGGGACGAATCGCCGGCATGAATGTTCTAAGGATCATTAACGAGCCAACCGCTGCAGCTTTGGCCTATGGCCTTGGGTCAGGTGCCGATCTGAGTCAAGACGGCATGAAAGTCGCTGTCTACGACCTTGGAGGAGGTACCTTCGATATCTCCATCCTCGAACTCGCTGATGGTGTGTTCAGCGTGCTCTCCACCTCCGGCGATACATTCCTCGGTGGTGAAGACTTCGATTACGCGATCATCGACTGGCTTGTCAGCGGCTTCAAAGAGGAAACAGGCGCGGATCTGCGTGGTGATAATATGGCTATGCAGCGGTTAAAAGAAGAGGCAGAGCGAGCCAAGATGGAGCTCTCGAGTCTCGAGCAGACAACCATCAGCTTGCCCTTTATCTTTGCCGACGCAACCGGACCAAAACATATCGAACGCGTGCTCACGCGCGCCGAGTTTGAAAAGATGACCGGGGAGCTCGTCAAGCGAACGCTCGACCCATGTGGCCAAGCGCTTCGCGAAGCTGGTCTCTCCAAAAAGGATATCAACGCGGTCATCCTGGTGGGCGGGATGACGCGCATGCCGCTCGTTCGCCAACAGGTTGCCATTTTCTTCCAGAAAGAGCCGGACAAGACCGTTAATCCAGACGAAGTCGTGGCCATGGGAGCTGCAATTCAGGGCGGTATCGTTCGTGGTGAACTCACAGATGTTCTCCTTCTGGACGTGACACCCTTGACGCTTGGTATTGAGACCATGGGTGGCGTATTTACGCCGCTCATCCCTGCCAATACCACCATTCCATGCACGTATTCAGAAGTCTTCAGTACGACCAAAGACAATCAGGAAATGGTGCGCGTTCACGTCCTACAGGGTGAGCGTGCCATGGCGGACGAGAATAAGAGCCTCGCGAAGTTTGAGTTGCACGGTATCCCACCTGCACCTCGTGGACTTCCGAAGATCGAGGTGACGTTCAAGATCGATGAAAACGGGATGGTGAGCGTTAACGCTCGAGATCTCGGTACCGGACGCCAACAATCGGTCTCGGTTGTGGCTGACGGCGGACTTTCTGAAGCCGATATTGAGCGCATGATTCAAGAGGCCGACGAACATCGATCATCCGACTCCGAAAAGAAGGCCATGATTGAGCTTCGGAACCGAGCGCAAGGATTGGTTTACTCCACCGAGCGAAGTCTCGGGGAATACGGCGAGTTCCTCACGCCTGATGAGCGTGAGGAAATCTCCTATGACGTTCAAACCGTAAAAGAGCTTCTTGAGGACGCCAATAAGGAAGAACTCGAAGCCATTATTGCAAGTCTCGAGGCTTCGGCGTACAGACTTGCAGAGGCCATGTATGCTGGCCTTGATACGGATACTTCCGGGTAG
- the dnaJ gene encoding molecular chaperone DnaJ, which produces MSKPDLYAILGVDKSASQEEIKSAYRKLALKFHPDHNQGDAEAEERFKQISQAYDVLGDPEKRSTYDRFPAGGFDGFPGGFPGGAGGFSPEFVDLADFLSSMFGGGFAGGRRSRGADYVVEVSVTFEEAHTGAKKTIRVPVNKECEVCSGSGATPGTSVSECGQCGGVGQVRIQQGFMAFARPCPRCSGVGKVVESPCRSCGGAGRKKTEEPLEIDIPQGVADSQKLKWSGRGAPGSNGGNPGDLIIVVRLEEHALFEREGDDVLCTLPISFTQAALGAKVDVPTLDGKVSMKIPAGTQTGKVFRLASKGFKRGNKRGDQRVKVVVETPVNLNDRQREILEEFAQISGENVEPERKSFFERMKDLF; this is translated from the coding sequence ATGTCAAAACCCGACCTCTATGCGATTCTTGGAGTCGATAAGAGTGCGTCGCAAGAGGAGATCAAGTCTGCTTACAGAAAGCTTGCTCTCAAGTTTCACCCCGACCACAACCAGGGTGACGCTGAGGCTGAAGAGCGTTTCAAGCAGATTAGTCAAGCCTACGACGTACTTGGTGATCCTGAAAAACGTTCGACTTACGACCGTTTCCCCGCTGGAGGCTTTGATGGCTTCCCTGGCGGTTTTCCCGGCGGTGCCGGTGGTTTCTCGCCGGAGTTCGTAGACCTTGCGGACTTCTTGAGCTCCATGTTTGGCGGAGGTTTCGCAGGCGGCCGAAGGAGTCGCGGCGCAGACTACGTGGTCGAAGTGAGTGTGACGTTCGAGGAAGCGCACACCGGAGCCAAGAAGACCATCCGCGTGCCGGTGAACAAGGAATGCGAGGTTTGTAGTGGCTCAGGCGCAACTCCTGGAACCAGCGTCTCTGAATGTGGTCAATGTGGTGGCGTGGGGCAGGTTCGGATCCAACAAGGATTCATGGCATTTGCGAGGCCTTGCCCAAGGTGTAGCGGAGTTGGCAAAGTCGTTGAATCGCCGTGTCGCTCCTGCGGCGGAGCGGGAAGAAAGAAGACCGAGGAACCGCTCGAAATCGACATTCCACAAGGGGTCGCGGACTCCCAAAAACTGAAGTGGAGCGGCCGCGGTGCGCCGGGTTCCAATGGCGGAAACCCAGGTGACCTGATCATCGTGGTTCGACTCGAAGAACATGCGCTTTTCGAGCGAGAAGGTGATGACGTTCTCTGCACTCTTCCCATCAGCTTCACGCAGGCTGCGCTCGGAGCCAAGGTGGATGTTCCAACGTTGGACGGCAAGGTCAGCATGAAGATCCCTGCGGGAACTCAAACTGGAAAGGTTTTCCGCTTGGCTTCCAAAGGCTTCAAGCGTGGAAACAAGCGTGGAGACCAACGCGTCAAAGTGGTCGTAGAGACCCCGGTCAATCTCAACGACCGTCAACGAGAAATTCTTGAGGAATTTGCCCAGATTAGCGGCGAGAATGTAGAACCAGAGCGCAAGAGCTTTTTTGAGCGCATGAAGGATCTTTTTTGA